From a single Mobula birostris isolate sMobBir1 chromosome 13, sMobBir1.hap1, whole genome shotgun sequence genomic region:
- the LOC140207486 gene encoding NACHT, LRR and PYD domains-containing protein 3-like → MDNGMSSGGVPVTSTSGKDTGPSSVITELLASWDDFQLLQLTDFYRDRLEQAMEGGVHGVSLALTAKNQFSGEEHRKISDLADKGERADSSKLLLSLVMEKGSRARRVMWETFVKMQNCVPNLDKILKEIQIYGCDPSHRPIPAQLLLEFLSELKDVQQKHKETLRAQTETLRVNTILMREKVKVFQLVDRYAELTVISTVRDRRLVEHELLARGRDHEEWREEHLRGELEKIRTDQLFQSSFSRSNSKSGSSAAVAGVPGIGKTTMVQKIVHDWATGKIYQQFQFVFSFKFRDLNTITCQINLRELILDQYPYFGNLLREVWKNPEGLLFIFDGLDEFNDKIDFADSQRNTEPRSTCTDPEFKCKVSDILYSLIQHKLLPGCSVLVTTRPTALHLLKMAEISVCAEILGFVGKEQKEYFIRHFEDQTVAAAVFKHVEENKILYTMSYNPSYCWILALALGPFFTQRVSDPQRVPKTITQLYSYYIYNFLKNHGREIENPRDVFLRVGQMAFRGVSQKKIVFTDGDLINYNLQPSQFLSGFLMELLEREDSARSVVYTFPHLTIQEFVAAIAQFLTLHPENILKFLTEAHSTTDGRFEVFLRFVAGLSNPMTARGLEEFLGPFPHQTTCRVIDWVKEEVKRQSGNTWSESGKRSLLNTLHYLFESQNRGLAQATLGSVETLSFSGMTLTPIDCAVLSHVIGLCDRIKRLDLEYCHIHCEGIQRLGPGLHKCRELRLSGNKLGDSGVKLVSAALRNPECKIQKLVLESVGLTDSVAEDLVSALSTNSSLTGLDLGLNSLTDRSVPALRRLILTLPSLERIWLWYNRFSETGEKELRSLQGVKPGLRVTV, encoded by the exons ATGGATAACGGAATGAGCAGTGGAGGAGTTCCAGTGACGTCAACATCGGGAAAGGACACGG GTCCGAGCTCAGTGATCACCGAGCTCCTGGCAAGCTGGGACGATTTCCAGCTGCTGCAGTTGACGGATTTCTACCGGGACAGGCTGGAGCAGGCGATGGAAGGAGGGGTGCACGGAGTGAGCCTGGCGTTAACGGCCAAGAATCAGTTCAGCGGAGAGGAACAtcgg AAAATCTCTGATCTCGCTGATAAGGGAGAGCGGGCGGACAGTTCTAAACtcctcctgagcctggtgatggagaaaggctcccgcgcccggagggtgatgtgggaaacCTTTGTGAAAATGCAGAACTGTGTCCCAAATTtggacaaaatactgaaggaaataCAGATATATG GTTGTGATCCCTCCCATCGACCAATTCCCGCTCAACTTTTACTAGAGTTTCTCAGTGAGCTGAAAG atgttcaacagaaacacaaggagactctgcgggcacaaactgaaacactgagagtgaacacgatcctgatgagggagaaggtgaaggttttccagctggttgatcgatacgctgagctcacggtcatttctactgttcgagatcggagactggtggaacatgagctgctggcaagaggcagagaccacgaggagtggagagaggaacatcTCCGCGGAGAGCTGGAAAAAATCCGCACTGATCAGCTgttccagagcagcttttcccggagtaattccaaatctgggagttcggcagcagtggccggagtcccggggatcgggaaaacaacaatggtacaaaagattgtccatgactgggccacagggaaaatataccaacaattccagtttgtcttcagtttcaaattccgggaTTTAAACACCATCACTTGTCAAATAAACCTGagggaactgattctggatcagtatccttactttgggaatttactcagagaggtctggaagaacccagagggattgctgtttatatttgatggtttggatgaattcaatgacaaaattgattttgctgacagtcaGAGAAACACAGAACCTCGGTCCACATGCACAGATCCTGAATTCAAGTGCAAGGTGTCTGACATtttgtacagtttaatccagcacaagctgctcccagggtgttcagtgctggtcacCACCCGTCCCACTGCGTTACATTTATTGAAAATGGCAGAGATCAGTGTCTgtgctgaaatcctgggatttgttggcaAGGAACAGAAGGAGTATTTcatcaggcattttgaagatcagacggtggcagcagctgttttcaaacacgtggaGGAGAACAAGAttctgtacaccatgagctacaacccctcctactgctggatcctcgctctggcactgggccccttcttcacacaaagagtcagcgacccgcagcgagttcccaagaccatcacccaactgtattcctactatatttacaacttcctgaaaaaccacggccgtgagattgagaacccccgtgatgtgtttctcagggttggtcagatggccttcagaggggTGTCCCAGAAGAAGATTGTGTTCacagatggagatttgatcaactacaatctgcagccttcccagttcctgtccgggttcctgatggagcttttggagagagaggattctgcccggagcgtggtgtacacattcccacacctcaccatccaagagtttgtagctgctATCGCACAATTCCTGACTCTACATCCCGAGaatatcctgaaattcctcactgaagcccacagcacgacagatgggcgatttgaggtatttctccgtttcgttgctggtctctccaacccaatgacagctcggggcctggaggagtttctgggtccatttcctcatcaaacaacctgccgggtgattgactgggtgaaggaggaggttaaacgccagAGTGGAAACACATGGAGTGAATCTGGTAAAAGGAGtctcctgaacacattgcactacctgtttgagtctcagaatcgtggactggctcaggccacactgggatctgtggaaacactttcattcagtggaatgacactgaccccgattgactgcgcggtcctgtctcatgtcatcggactctgtgataGAATAAAACGTCTCGACCTGGAGTACTGTCACATTCACTGTGAgggaatccagcggctgggacccgggctgcacaagtgccgggagttgag actgagtggtaataaactgggagattcaggagtgaaactggtgtctgcggctctgaggaacccggagtgtaaaatacagaaactggt gctggaaagtgtcggtctcacagattctgttgccgaggatctcgtctccgctctcagtacaaactcATCTCTGACGGGGCTGGACCTGGGATTAAACTCGCTGACAGAccgatctgtccccgctctccgccgcctcatactgaccctcccgagtcTGGAGCGGATCTG GCTGTGGTACAATAGGTTCAGTGAGACCGGGGAGAAGGAACTGAGATCTCTGCAGGGAGTCAAACCTGGACTGAGAGTGACCGtgtga